The Nicotiana tabacum cultivar K326 chromosome 5, ASM71507v2, whole genome shotgun sequence sequence AGGCAGAATTCTTTACTGGCTCCGCACGATAGTTATTAACCTCGTAAAATCTTTGGACAAATTTTGATatatatcaacaactttatgtaaaaagatagtattgataacttaaatacaaattttatacggGATTTATACATTATACaataatttttcaactttcatacaacattcaaataaaaaatatatatacaactacaacagaatacaatttacatacaattatactacaactttactacaattttgtaagtatattgtatgtcatgtgttcttcttcttcttcttcgagtttcaatttgaaattcagtcaaaaccaagtctaatcttcaccaaacaccctcaaaattgagatataaactccaaacaatattctcaattACTTACAataacactcaatccaaacaaataatggtttttgaaaacacaaattcgaattcaaagctttatGATAGATTAGTGTTCGAATCTTCAATTCCTACGACCTTCTTACTAAGTGTTGAATTCATCTCTTGAAAAAGACTATCAAACTGCAGGATAATCCGATTTTCAAGAGAGCACAATATAAACCGAAGTATCACAAGTTTGAATTCAATAACATTCTTGTACAGGGAAGTTCCATACTTAGTGGGCAATGTAAAATAGAAAAGGGCAAACCAGTGATAAACTGGAGGTTACTTCAATAGGTTGATTGACAAAAGACAACTTTTAGGCTTACCTTATTGAGAGAGAAAGACGGTGAGAGGAAGtgatgaagaaagaaagaaaaattgatgaGAGAGACGGCAGTGAGGAAagaggagaggagagaaaaaaaggaaaaagatgtaACTAAATTCCCTAATTTAAGACGCTAATAAtagattgtatataatttgtaagtaatccttGTTTAGAATGGGTAATATACCAAACTAGgacaattttgataaataagtttgaaatagtatatagaaaggaaaaaataactttccaatttcttccatttttctagCCTAGCATGAGATTCTGAGATTCTGAAAAGTCAAATTGGACTACGCTTTCCAACAATCCCAATTAAATAAAAGCCCAAATTACCAATTCAAGGGCCCACACATAATCCAGCCCAAACCCATCCAAAACCCTAAATCCACTATATACATTCATCTCTTTAATTTGCCAAGTAGGGTTTCACTTACTctctgcacacacacacacacacacacagagcgGAGAGAGGCGGAGGAAAATGCCGGCCGGTCATGGATTGAGGTCGCGTACGAGAGATTCATTCTCTCGTGCATTCAGAAAGAAGGGTACCATCCCACTTTCAACCTACTTGAGGACATTCAAAATCGGGGACTATGTTGATGTCAAAGTTAACGGTGCTATTCACAAGGGAATGCCTCACAAGTTCTATCATGGTCGTACTGGCCGTATCTGGAACGTCACCAAACGCGCCGTCGGTGTCGAAGTTAACAAGCAGGTCCTCTCTCTCGCACACACACACATTAATACAAATATGTTTACTCTTCAATTGTTTGTTGATTTGTAGCTTAAAGTAGTTTACTTTATTGATTGCATCTACTTGTGTATGGAGATCTGTTAACAATTTTTAGGGTCTGAAGTAGAATGAGTTTTTTTTATGATTAAAATCAATGAATGAGGATTCATATTGCTGACCATGACTAGTTCGGGAAGTTTGGAATGAGTCATAGTTTTGTTATAAAATTGATGAGAATGTAATAACTGATATTGCATACTAAGCTAATGTGAAACCTCAGCCTTTGTCAATAGAATGCTAAACGGCTGACAATTATTTGGATGCAATTGTTAATAGCGGGAACTAAAATATTTTGAACAGCTCGAGTTATTCATGCTTGAATTCATTTCTTAACAATCCCGTCTTCTTACATAAATAATTTCCAGCATCAAAGAGAAGTTATCAAATGTCAATCAACCAACTATGTTTGATTTCATTTCTAAAAGAATGTaagtattattttttaaattgtgtCCAATGTCGATCAATCAACTATCTTACAACCCCAAACAAATTGGGGTTGATTGTATGAATTCACTGGTTGTGAATGTAATAATGCAAATGGTTGAGATACATATTTTCATTTGATCATGAAAGCGACTTGGTTTTCTCTCCTTTACTAGTGCATTTGCCAGGATAATCAAAGATGTGCTATTTATTTCTGTATTCCTCTTTTTTGGGTATGTGGTTGTGGGGAGTGTGGATATTTATTTACTTGATTTACTAAATTGGAAGTTTAATGGACTGAGGGTATCTTGGATGTCTGCTCtccttgtttttgttttttacgCTTATGCATTGTGCctattttaaattttttcctGCTTGTTCTGGATCTCAGGTTCGTAACAAAATCTTAAGAAAGAGAATCCATGTGAGGATTGAACATGTTCAGCTATCCCGATGCACTGAAGAAGTCAAAGAAAGGATTAAGAGGAATGACCAGCTAAAGGCTGAGGCCAAGGCTAGAGGAGAAGTTATCAGCACGAAAAGGCAACCCCTGGGACCCAAACCAGGTTTCATGGTTGAAGGTGCTACATTGGAGACTGTTACCCCCATACCATATGATGTGGTTAACGATTTGAAGGGAGGCTATTGATTTTTCTCTGTTTATGAGCTGGTGATTGTTTGTGCTTTATGAAGTTTAAAGACAGGATTAGTTTTTGGTGTCCCTGCTTTTTAGTTATAAGTTTTGTTTACAATATCAGTTGAGGACTTCATTGAACTTGTTGGCTCTAAATGGAAGTGCAGAATTATCTATTACTACTAGATTTCTATGCATGGACTTGTGTGTTTTCAGTTCAGCTTTTGAACTAATTTGAATTACGCAAAGCGTTGCCTAATATTCATCTAATGAGTATATGAAGCAGATTTGTATGGTTTTCCAGCCTGAGTTAATGTCAAACAAAACCTTTTCCGTAAGCAGCAGAGTATTGCATTGTCTTTTACAGTGTCAGTTTTCTTGTGTTGACTGGTTGTTGTCCTGGCTATAAGGTGACAAACTATGAATTGATTTTTTGCACGAGTTGTAGAGTTCCATTTCAAACAGTGATGATACTTCATAAGCTCTGTTGCAGCCGCCAAGCAGCAACTCTTTGTGAGATTCACATAATTTGTGCTCCTCAAATACCAAACTAATGTATGATCGCCCATCTCCTTTAGGACACTCAAACTTGGGGAAAAATTTCAACGATGTTAGCTCTAATGAATTTTATTGCTAACATTTGAGCCGCTTCAAGTTAGTTATTACTGGCAGTTAAAGATAAATGGAGATTGCAGTATGGGGCAGGTCCCTAAGTGTTTGGATGGTGAATGTGAGTTTAAAAAAATTCTTTGATGAACTATTCAAACTCCAATTGTGCTGCACATGGAAGAAATAGTGAGCTGAAACAAAAGCATGAGGACATGGGATAATTATTCAACAATTATAAGTTCTTCTGTCGTTCTCTTTTCTAATTTACACCATGTTTTCCTTTAGTTGCCATTGCGATGAAAATGGTTGTAGTTGATCAATTAACAACTGATACATTTGAATCATAAATATCGGCCCCTCAGCGTTCAAACTCATTAAAGATAAACTTACTGGTATATAACCAGTAACATGTCACATATAACCTGCTCATGAGAATTTAGACTAGACACAAAAGTTTCAAACTTTTACCCACGCTTCTATCTGTAGAAGCAGAGAGGATGCACTGTGCGAAACCTTAATGCTTCTGCTACGGTTAGGAGGATAGCTCAAGAATATCCTTTTTTCAGAGTTCAAGAACGTCAATCATGCATAGTTTGTCACAGATTTGTTGAGACTCAGAAATATTTGTTCTGCCAATTTTAAGCAGACAGTTCTTATGTATTAGACTCTGGTCCTGCTGGTTTTGCATTGAGAAGTGGTTGCAGTGCCTTGACGACTATTGTCATATTTGGCCGAAAATCTGCCTCATATTGAACACAAAGTGCTGCAACAGCTGCCATCTGAGAGGAAAGTATACATAAAAGCTATAAGTGGAATGAACAGTTAGACAAATATAACATTAAAGATTAATGGATATCCAATACCTCTTTGAACTAGTTTTACTAAGTAATACTAGCAAAGATCAGTAAGAAAACCTTAGCAATTGCTTTTGCAGGATAGTCATTATTTAGCTTTGGATCAACACACTGCTTCACTTTGTCTTCACTCAGTCTTGGAGTTGCCTGCAGAAAATTTTAGAATGAATCAGTAGATTTGTGGCATGAATAAAGTTAATGAGAAAGAGGTAGAATAATAAGGTACCCATGTGACAAGACTCTGTTGTCCTTTGGGCATTGTATGATCTACTGGCTTCCTTCCTGTCAAGAGTTCTAAGAGAACAACTCCAAAACTATAGACATCACTTTTCTGTGTTATCTGTCCTGTCATGGCATACCTGCACAAGGGCATGGTCTTTATATCGATGATCTACTGCTTGTAACAAGTGCTTTAAGTATATTATTATCGTGGTTTTTATCGATAGGAAATTTTCCTTATTAAAGGTAGGGGTAAGTTCTGCGCACACACTACCCTCTCAGACCCTACtactccacttgtgggattacagggtctgttgttgttgttgttgttgttattgttgttgttgttgttgttgtcgatAGGAAATTTCTTTGTATTTACGATAATGATGAGTTATTTTATAAAGCTTGGTAAACAGAAAGTCTATGTTGAGAAAATAAGGAGGGGTGCGATTGCAAGTTAGAACAAACTCAGAATGCAAGGCTTACTCTGGAGCATGGTAGCCAAATGTCCCCAAAACTCTAGTGGAATGCAGACGAGCTGCTGTATCGGAAGACTGGTTTGTCAAGTTGAAATCAGCAATTTTTGCTGTAAAATCATCAAAGAGAAGTACATTGCTGGATCTGACATCACGATGAACAATAGGTGGCTGAACTTTTTCGTGTAAGTACTCGAGGCCTTTTGCTGCACCATAAGCAATTTTAACTCTCTGATTCCAGGTAAGAACTGGACCTGGCTCAGCACCTTGTACACCTTTTCTACCTACAACAAAACATCCAACAATCAACTATGATCTTGCACACATTTGATGCCTTTTGTATCTAAAGCATTAGTCGTTTGTGCAGCGTACTATTAGTGAAGTTCCGCAATCATGTAAAGTAATTTTAACAGTTCAGTTTGACATACCATGTAATACATCATGTAGAGAGCCCATAGCTGCAAACTCGTATACCAAGATACGATTGTTTGCTTCTAGACAATACCCCATAAGAGTCGCAAAATGCTCATGCTTAAGTCTTGAAACCATTGATAACTGCATAGATAGAAAAAGTAAATTGCATGTAGTATGTCCTTGCCacaaaaagaagagagaaatgcCATTATTAGGAAATTCACCTGGGCTGTAAAGTCAGAATCTGGTTCTGATGAAGAACTAGTATCCAACTTTTTAATTGCTGCTTGCTGCCCATAGCTTAATTTAGCAAAAAATACGCGTCCATAAGATCCCTCTCCAATCAAAGCTTTCTGACCAAAATTACCAGTCAATTTATTTAGCTCATCCAATGGCACAACCGGTATCTCAATTGGTAAAACTTTCTGCGCAGTTCCAGTTTTTGCACCACCCCTTGGCTCTCCTCTATCACTGGCTACAACACCAAAAAAGCTAAACTTTGATATACAAAATACTGGTTTTAGGAGAAGAAAGGGATGGTTCTTCTTTCAAGCAAAAAGgtcagcccggtgcactaagctcctgctatgcgcggggtccggggaaaggtcggaccataagggtctattATACACAAccttaccctgtatttctgcaagagacttttttcacagctcgaacccgtgacctcctggtcacagtGCAGCAAATTCATGATATCCTGCTAGTTCATGTAGATAAGGCACAAACTTGCATAACAAACAATGTGATGCTATATCTATTTTTTCTAAAGTAATATTCTAGCTTAATATAGGCAGTTTGATCCCAAAACCATAAAGCTATATATAGCTAAGATAATTCTTTCAAGCATATAAAAAGAGAGGGTAGGAGAGCAAATAACATACCCCTACCTGGTGTTTAAATTAAACCTAAATAGTTTAATAGTTGCAAACTAAAATGAGAATATATATCACTTAACCATGATTAAATGATAAAAGTGTATATACAAGATGCATGTCTTTGTAGTTATTGATTTGGAGTAAACATTGGGTCCAGGTAAAAAAAATTCGAGTAGGAGCATACCACCACCGTAGGGATTGCCGGCTCCAGGAGGGGCTGTATTTTGGTTAGACGGCGGACCACCGCTGTATACGTCTTCTTCTCCACCTCCACAACACGACATTGTCGTTCAATTATGGAAGGCACAATCTCTCTTCCCAAATGCTGCTTTTATTAATCCATATAAATTGCAATGCTTCCGTGTAAAATATTATATGCTACGCAGCAATTTcctatgaaaaatttaaaaacatattGTTTAAAATACAGTTccaacaattaaaaaaaaatatatgtaacaAAAAACCAATAAGACATATGGAGTATTTAGTCGTTGAAAGCTGACAATCACGAAAGGGAAGCACCGGAGAAAAGAAAATCGTTGTGCTTTATCCCGTTGAACCAAACATGTTAatttgttttaggtgttttactAACTAATTTACAGAATAATTATAAGGAAAATATTAAAATGATAAATAGGAGAAATATTACGTACCAAATTTTTTATGGAAAACACCAATCTATCTTGGAAAATGAATCTGGAAAAGGGGGAGACGGAAAGGAGATGGAAgattgaaaaacaaagaaaaaggagaagGGAGTTGCTTTTCATGgctgcattttttttttttttttttttttttttttttttttttttgttgctaaatTTCTCTGTTTCTACTATATTATGGATCTTTGGTAGATTTCAAAAAAGGATTTTTCTGTTTTAAACGGGAAAGTCGCATGGACTCATTTAACCGCTAAAAACTAACACATTTCTACATACATACATGAAGTTTTTCCTTTTCCCCTTACTTTTTCGTATTCAAACTATAACAAATGTATTGACAAGGTAAATTACAGTGTTATTTGTAACGATCTGGTCGctcgttctgagagttatagcccaaTTTTTCCCATctatgcttatttatgtgttgttcagctgtattgaattgtatcgagttggtaggtttgggttcggagtagttttcgagtgaaatgaacacttagtttcttagttagaaagctaagttacaaaagtcaaccggaagttgacttatgagtaaacgaattcagatttggatttttatgattcgattagcttcgttgggtgattttagacttaggagtatgtccataatataatttggaggtccgtggtagaattaggcttgaattggcgaaagttggaagtttagaagttcttaggcttgaatccgagattgatttggtgttttgatgttgttttgggtttttcgaaggtttgactaagttcgggtagtgatatatgacttgttggaattattttttgaggtcccgagggccttgagTGAGTtccggataggtttgggttgtgtcgcgctcgtttttttttgttttgatgtcgtttcttcaagcataaatgatatcatattgaacaaatgagctctgatttctgtttttgattgaagcattagatctgtatcgtaattacgtACCCGTAGCAacaaagaatcatcgaatttggacatcatatgaggattttatggtcattttactaagaattaggttgccagatttttcagattaattacgaaattactATTGACAGCGTATTTAAAAAtatgcactatttgcaaatataaaaacctacatatctcattcattataaagtcaaattgagtgattcaaaagcctaacttggctagaatttcacaagaaatccattAGAGGCATAAAATACGAGTTTCGGGATTGTTTGGCAGGAGAAACGAGTCAAAATAACTGGCAAAAAAATTAGGGGTTgctcattcggtcatattttgagttggggagctcggatttgggcgattttcaccatagggattgggataagtgttctttactcggttttagttatatttcatgaatccatcttcatttttgggatttgattgatgatttcaaagtgaaattgagggagttagggcttgagtttttgagagttttaggtagggatttgagggaccaaacggagtccaattttgataaattttatatggatagactcgggagaggatgaggtttattattttgccatttttgactgattctgagatgtgggcccgaggccaagttttggccgatttcgaatttttggcctatttttgtagtttttattgtggaattcgattctctAGCCATGTTGATAATTTTATTCTGATTATAGTTAGATTCGGAGTTTTTaaagaccgagtccagagacgagggcatcccagagtaggattttacgttgttgaggtaagtaacagttttaactctggctttgagggtataaacccggagaattttatatcatgtgattgtgtGGAGGTAATACCCATGCTAGGTTACGGCCGTGTAGGTGTACACCGCGAgtgattgagacttggtccgtcccgtgaggctgtgaggcctgATGGCtatcatttgtggttatgtgtttacttgttattgaACTTGATTGTCTTCATGTTAgcgatcatgcttaggctttattcatgctcacattatttgtactcagtcatagaaattattgtatatatttacctcagtctctattatttgctatatatgttgtgatacttgatgtgggttgtgtttccttatttgttgatgatggtgaggctagtgaggtacatgattgagtaagTCCGAGGGCCTGGTTATGCggatattgataccatagcgcgtgagttgtccgcgtagcacgttaGTTGACTGTGCGGGTCCaagtattgataccatagcgtgtGAGTTATCcgcatagcgcgtgagttgttcgcgtagcacgtgagttgaccgtgcggatctaggtattgatatgatggcacgtgagttgtctgtgcttagcgcttgggttttgggagcccctccggagtctatacacacccccaatgagcgcagagtattgagtgtattgagtgttgagtgttgagtgctgagtgcgagtgctgagtgatggagtgacttTGCTGTgaagttgcatttacttttgttattgctgcatttatctgttaaattttTTGTGCTATTTACTGAgatatggaatttacctgtttattcatgtttatttttttaaaattgtgaaaataaataatgggACTGTTTTTCTTAGCTTGTCACTACTGcttagttccttagttatttctgttacttctGAGTCAGTTATACccatactacaccttgcactttatgtgcagattcaggtgagttAGAGTGCGGCGATCGTTGATTTCAGGTCGGCTATCtatggagattgcaaggtagctgtcagcgtccgcaggaccttgttactccttttgtcatttcttcttttggacagttagatagtttatat is a genomic window containing:
- the LOC107759162 gene encoding putative protein kinase At2g41970, yielding MSCCGGGEEDVYSGGPPSNQNTAPPGAGNPYGGASDRGEPRGGAKTGTAQKVLPIEIPVVPLDELNKLTGNFGQKALIGEGSYGRVFFAKLSYGQQAAIKKLDTSSSSEPDSDFTAQLSMVSRLKHEHFATLMGYCLEANNRILVYEFAAMGSLHDVLHGRKGVQGAEPGPVLTWNQRVKIAYGAAKGLEYLHEKVQPPIVHRDVRSSNVLLFDDFTAKIADFNLTNQSSDTAARLHSTRVLGTFGYHAPEYAMTGQITQKSDVYSFGVVLLELLTGRKPVDHTMPKGQQSLVTWATPRLSEDKVKQCVDPKLNNDYPAKAIAKMAAVAALCVQYEADFRPNMTIVVKALQPLLNAKPAGPESNT
- the LOC107759160 gene encoding large ribosomal subunit protein eL21x/eL21w, whose amino-acid sequence is MPAGHGLRSRTRDSFSRAFRKKGTIPLSTYLRTFKIGDYVDVKVNGAIHKGMPHKFYHGRTGRIWNVTKRAVGVEVNKQVRNKILRKRIHVRIEHVQLSRCTEEVKERIKRNDQLKAEAKARGEVISTKRQPLGPKPGFMVEGATLETVTPIPYDVVNDLKGGY